Proteins found in one Zea mays cultivar B73 chromosome 1, Zm-B73-REFERENCE-NAM-5.0, whole genome shotgun sequence genomic segment:
- the LOC100283759 gene encoding dof zinc finger protein MNB1A has translation MQEASSAAAGAEPGRRAAQHQFAGVDLRRPKGYAPPAPAVSEGDPCPRCASRDTKFCYYNNYNTSQPRHFCKGCRRYWTKGGTLRNVPVGGGTRKKPSLSSSSSSSYAAAADADRQPKKKPASKKRRVVAPAPELAAAADPGKTAPTTTTTTTTTSEITTETGALEDSDSLAHLLLQPGTEDAEAVALGLGLSDFPSAGKAVLDDEDSFVWPAASFDMGACWAGAGFADPDPACIFLNLP, from the coding sequence ATGCAGGAGGCGTcatcggcggcggcgggggccgagcccggcCGTCGGGCGGCGCAGCATCAGTTCGCCGGCGTGGACCTCCGGCGGCCCAAGGGGTACGCGCCGCCGGCGCCGGCGGTGAGCGAGGGGGACCCGTGCCCGCGGTGTGCGTCGCGGGACACCAAGTTCTGCTACTACAACAACTACAACACCTCCCAGCCGCGCCACTTCTGCAAGGGCTGCCGCCGCTACTGGACCAAGGGCGGCACGCTGCGCAACGTCCCCGTCGGCGGCGGCACCCGCAAGAAGCCCtccttgtcgtcgtcgtcgtcgtcgtcctacgCGGCCGCCGCGGACGCCGACAGGCAGCCCAAGAAGAAGCCCGCCAGCAAGAAGCGCCGCGTCGTGGCGCCGGCCCCGGAGCTCGCCGCCGCGGCCGACCCAGGCAAGACGGCACCcaccacgacgacgacgacgacgacgacgagcgaGATCACCACGGAGACTGGCGCGCTGGAGGACTCCGACTCCCTGGCGCACCTGCTGCTGCAGCCCGGGACAGAGGACGCGGAGGCCGTcgcgctcgggctcggcctctccGACTTCCCCTCCGCCGGGAAGGCGGTGCTGGACGACGAGGACTCGTTCGTGTGGCCCGCCGCGTCGTTCGACATGGGCGCGTGCTGGGCCGGCGCAGGGTTCGCCGACCCGGACCCCGCATGCATCTTCCTCAACCTCCCGTGA